cagttgttttcccGTTGTATGATTACTTGCCATGCCTCTCTGACTCATTCAGTTTATTGCCCAAATAaagatttgcattttcttttttgtatcaTTTAGCCTACATGTCTGAATGGTTTTTCATTAATCATCATCTCCTAGCCTctaactgtttctttttcatctgACTGCTCCTGATTCTTGCTTGTTACCCTTCCCGTTAAGTTGTGTTTGCTGTCATGGCTTTCACCTTGTTGCCTAAGGGCAGACAGAACCTGTATATAAACAGACTTTATTGCTCCTGCTGTAGTCCAAGCCTCAGCAGGAATCACTGCTTTCTTATGTTATTGTTTGATCTGTTGCTGCATAGCTGAAATTGATATTGAAAAACAATATTAGTAAGTTCAGTGGTTCACCTTTAGATATATTTACACATGTAAGCTTTAGAGAGCACAATTTTCAGATGGTCCAtggcaataacaataatatccCTCTTTGAGCCAATATAAGCCACAGATGTCAGCTCATTGAGTCCTTCAACAACAAACTGGCAACATACACACCCAATGAAACAGAATTAgattgctgtttaaaaaaaaaaaaaaaaaacaacaaccctgaaatacaaagaaaaattcATTTTCCATTAGAGAGCAATCTCAACAAAACTATTCCTGCAAGACAAAATTAGTTACATTTATTGCTTGGAGAATTCTCCTCCACACGAAGCGCTTCGGCTTGCTGATATTTAACCTGCATTTAGAAGATCACATGCGACTAGTAGTGTCCAGTGTGCTATACACATTCtgattacattaatgcacgCTAATGAAATCTTTTTCTGAAAAGCCTCAATTTTGTATAAAAGTTCACCGACGCAAGCATCTTCATGCACAAATATGAATGCGGTTAATGACCCCTGAGGTTTGTGACTCATCTAGAAGATGAATGAGAATGAGAAAAAGGAAGATTTTCATACTGTTTTATTAGCAACAATGTGTCTGTCAGTTATatattagaaacaagaacagaaaCATTTTCTGCAGTACTGTACCGAGTCTGAAAAACCAGCTGAATCATAAAATAAAGCAAGTAATTCAAATACTTCAAGGTAAAAGCAACACTGCATTTCAATATACACTTGTAcacttgtaataataataataataataataataataataataataataatacatttcttCTATACTTCCTTATGGCACTAAATTTCCTGTGCAACTGTCACATagttttagattaaaaaataagaacattGAGAActattgtgtgtgtctgcatgtctgcatgtgtgagtgtaCTTATAtggctatctttgtgaggacaagTTTAAAATTGAGAGAGTACTGGGATGGACGTCATTTGTGCCCCTCACCGCTTTTTCAACTTTAACTTGTTGTTTTAACTTGGCTTTAAGGTTATGAGTTGAATGAGGTTCAGATTACACAGGTAAGGATTTGGCAGCTAGTTGTGACAGTTAGGATGAGGGACCGGGGAACGTAAATGAATGTCCTCGCAAAGTTAGATTTACAAACGTGTGTACTGTGGCTTAGTGTATTTGCATGAAAGCACAttttacaaaggaaaaaaaactttaaaaaacccccaaattactcaCTGTTTCAcagtttggaaaaaacaaatgagtaatttaaaaaaaagacagaaaaagggaGAAGAAGTACAACAGCATTTACCATCCATTTGCAAGAGAGTGGTAGGTGGGTCCAGAAAGAACAATCCAATCAACTTCAAGTCCCTCCCACAACCACGGGCATTTCCTCTTTTGAATTCAAGCAGTAAATGATTTAACTTATTATTAGTGTGTTCTCTGTCCATAAAAGTCACCAACTGCTCCTCCAGTCAGAAAATTAGCCCTCCAGCCAGGCCGGTCAGCCAAgcgcagaaaataaaaacaatcccaAGAAGGAACACTGAGTACCTTGGAGCAAGAGCATATATTCCTCAGTCCAATGAATGGAAAAAGGGGAGAGACTACAGTGTATGTTATGGCCTCTTAAATATTTATAGATGTGCCTTTAAAGGTGAATCTTTAGCCCAGGAATCCATACATCAATAAATCAGACAGAACACAAAGAATGTAGTGAACGTTCACTAACTTCAGTGAAGAACTATAATCGGGTTCACATTGGAAGCTTACGGTGttgctgtaaaaatgttttgtgtttctgactGAGTCAGTGTTATAGCATTAATTAGTAAAATAAACAGGTACAAAATAGTTGCAAAtccattttctttgttatttaatCTGTTTGGGTCATTCTTTGCATTAAGATAAATTTAGGTTAAAGAAATAATATAATCGCTTCACCCCttacaataaaatgttattGCAGCCCACCTCTGGGTTCATTGTACACATCGATGACCTGTTGTGTATAACTGGATGGAATAAAACTTGTTAACAATTaattgagacacacacacacacacacacacacacacacacacacacacacacacacacacacacacacacacgcttgccGGTATCTTCACATATATGCACACAAATGAAGATCAAAAACCTTTTTGGCACCTAGTCCACACTGCCTGCAAGAATGCAGAGATTTTTCTCTTCTGAAGTgtaaaatactgtatatacactGTGTTTTGATGCTCCAAGAAACCAGCCTTTCGTCAAACTATGCAACTCTATGAAAGGATGAGGGAAATCTTCTGTGAGCCCTTTACGTCTTAAAATGTTATGGCATAAGTTACGTCTGTCGAAAATGTCTGCGGGGTGGCAGCTAAACACAACAACCCGCTCCCTCCTCCACTGGCTGTGAGTGATATTTCATAACCTCTATAATCTGTGGATGGAGGACCAGACAGATAATCCCATCATAAGAGAGGGAAACACTGGACTTTTCCTAATCATATTTTGTTTGCAGCAGCTCTGGAAGAGAGAAATCCCTACTGAACATCATTTTGACACATCATGAATCTGCCTATCCTACAGGCCACGGTAGAGGAGCCCAGAGGAAGTAGGGCAACACAGACTTTATCAGATCATAAAAGAAATtaattaatctttaaaaaaaaaaaagattcaaaacAAGTTTATGTTGTTggtaatttaacattttaaacactttgtCTTGGCCCAAGTGTGAGGGCCTGAGCATAGTACCTTTGAAAAAACTGTCCTGAGAGCCAGGTGAGTCCTCCATTCTGCAAAAAGTGACTGGTAGAATGAGACCAGACTAGATCGGACTACACAGGTCAAGACGACAAAAACACAGTCTCACTCAAGCCCAGTCCAGCCCAGGCCATTCAGATGAATGTAAGAATCAGCTTAAACTGAGTTAAACCTTACCCAGCTAAACATCAGTGCTGATGCTACAGCTGCGTGTGAACATGTCCCTCATGGTAACTGAACGGGCAAGGTTTGGTTTAcgatagtttgaaatgtttacagGCACTGGCAGGTCCAGATCCTGCTGCTGGACACTGCGATAGCTGATCCGGTCCCCTCCGTTCCTCAACCCATCTGGTTGGTGGTGGAGCTGCGGCTGAGGTGGCTGGAGGTAGAAAGGCATCTCATAGTGTGTACAGGATGGGCAGAAGGTCTGCGATCGTGTCAGTTTCCTGGCCATTGGAGGGGTGGAAAAAAGGGCAGGGCCATTTGGGATGGAGGAGGCGGCGGCTGTAGCCGCCACAATGTTGTGATTGGAGTGAACCGGCGG
This Astatotilapia calliptera chromosome 7, fAstCal1.2, whole genome shotgun sequence DNA region includes the following protein-coding sequences:
- the LOC113025897 gene encoding protein FAM163B-like, producing the protein MTAGTVVITGGILASVILLLIIAVLCYCRLQYYCCKKEESESEEEEPDFAVTSHLPPVHSNHNIVAATAAASSIPNGPALFSTPPMARKLTRSQTFCPSCTHYEMPFYLQPPQPQLHHQPDGLRNGGDRISYRSVQQQDLDLPVPVNISNYRKPNLARSVTMRDMFTRSCSISTDV